GCTATGGTCGGCGGTGCAGCCTTCCTGGCTGACTCGGTGCTGACTCCGGCCGTCTCCATATCCTCGGCAGTCGAGGGCCTGAAGACCATCCCAGTCCTGACTCCGATCTTCCGTGAAAACGGAAACCTGACCATGGTCATCACCTTAGTGATCATCCTGATTCTGTTTGCGGTCCAGTCGCGCGGAACGGAGCGGATCGGCAAGGTCTTCGGAAGCGTGGTCATGGTCTGGTTCGCATTCCTGGCCCTGATCGGCATCTACTGCATAGGCAACGACTGGTCCATCTTCGAGGCCCTGAATCCGGTCTACGGGATTCGCTTCCTCTTCAGCCCGCAGAACCCGGTGGGTCTGACCATCATGGGCACGGTCTTCCTGTCCACCACGGGAGCCGAGGCTCTCTATTCCGACATGGGTCACGTGGGTCGGGGCAACATCTATGCCACATGGCCCTTTATCAACGTCGCCCTGGTCTTCAACTACTTCGGTCAGGGGGCCTGGATCCTGCGCAACAGCGACAATAAGGCCCTGCAGGGTGTGGACGGGCTCAACCCCTTCTTCCAGATGATGCCCACCACCGTGCGTTACGTGGCTGTCCTCCTGTCGGTGACGGCTGGTGTCATCGCCTCGCAGGCCCTGATAACGGGTGCATTCACCATGGTCTCGGAGGCCACCGGCCTCAACTGGATGCCGCACCTGCAGGTGCGCTACCCGGCGCGGACCCGTGGCCAGCTCTATATCCCAACCATCAACTGGGTCCTGTGCGCGGCCACGCTGACGGTGCTGGCCATCTTCAAGGATTCCGAGCACATTTCTGCCGCCTACGGATTGGCCCTGACGGTGACCATGATCACCACCACCGTTCTGCTGGCCGACTATATCTGGCACGACGGCAAGCGGGCGCTCTCCCTGCTCTTCGCTGCTGTCTTCCTGGCCATCCAGATCCTCTTCTTCATGGCCTCCATGGCAAAGTTCATGCACGGCGGCTGGTTCACCATGCTGCTGACCGCGGCCATCCTCTACATCATGTACACCTGGGATGTGGGCACCAAGGTGGAGCGCTCACAGCGTCGGCATATGACGGCAAAGGAGTGTCTGCCCGCCCTGGAGATGCTCCACAACGACTTCCGTGTCCCCTATTACGCGGACAATCTGGTCTATCTGACCTCGGACGCGGAGATGCGGCGGCTGGACACCGATATCTTCTTCTCCATCTTCGCCAACCGGCCCAAACGGGCTCGCGCCTGGTGGGCGGTCTCGGTCCAGACCACGGATGCTCCCTACACCCGCAAGTATTCGGTGGAGAATTTCGGCACCAACTACCTCTTCCGCGTGCGCATGAGGCTGGGCTTCAAGGTTGACCAGAATGTGGCCACCTACCTGCACCAGATCATGCATGAGCTGATCGACAGCGGCGAACTGCCCAAGCAGCCATCCATCTACCCCAAGGTGGACGAGGATCCGCAGATCGGCACAGTCACCTACGTGCTGGTCCACAAGGCTCTGATGCCCGAGTCCAAGATCGACTCCCGCGGTGCCTTCTCGCTGAAGGTCAAGTATGCCATCCGCAAGGTGGCGGGCTCGCCGATCAAGTGGTTCGGTCTGGCTCCCTACAACCCCATCGTGGAGGTGCAGCCCTTGTTCGTTTCCACCAGGGCGGTTCCCAAGCTGACGCGAGTGGTCCTGCCCTCCCGCAAAATCAAAGGCGGCAAGCATCACAAGGGCTGAGTGAGTGGAATCTCACCCTATGGATCCTGGCCCAAATCGGGTCCGGGCCATAGAATTGACGGCATGGAACCTGGTGCCCGGCCTTTCCGGGCTACCGTCGAAAGGTGATGTGATGACACAAGCTCAAGCCAATATCGGAGTCGTGGGTCTGGCCGCCATGGGCGCCAGCCTGTCCAGGAACCTGGCACGGCACGGCAATACCGTAGCGGTTTACAACCGTCACTATTCGCGCACCGAGACCCTGATCAATGATCATGGCCAGGAGGGGCGGTTTGTCCCGGCCAAGACGTTGCAGGAGTTCGTGGCCTCGTTGACCAAACCCCGCACCGCCATCATCATGGTCAAGGCCGGTGATCCCACCGACCAGATGATCAACGACCTGGCCGACCTGATGGAGCCGGGGGACATCATCGTCGACGCCGGCAATGCCTACTTCAAGGACACCATCCGCCGGGAGAAGGCCATCCGCGCCCGTGGATTGCACTTTGTTGGCTGCGGTGTCTCCGGCGGCGAGCAGGGCGCACTCCTGGGGCCCTCCATGATGCCCGGTGGAACCGATGAGTCCTGGAAGACCCTGGGACCCATCCTGGAGTCCATCGCCGCCAAGGTCGACGGCGAACCCTGCGTCACCCACATCGGCACAGACGGTGCGGGTCACTTTGTCAAGATGGTCCACAACGGCATCGAGTACTCCGATATGCAGGTGATCGCCGAGTCCTATGACCTGATGCGTCGCGGTCTGGGCATGGAACCCGAGGCCATCGCCCAGGTCTTCGAGGAGTGGAACAAGGGGGATCTGAACTCCTACCTGGTGCAGATCACCGCCGAGGTACTCCATCACACCGATGCCGCCACCGGCAAGCCCTTCATCGACATCGTCACCGATCAGGCCGGCATGAAGGGCACCGGTACCTGGACTGTGCAGACCGCACTGGATCTTGCCGTGCCCGTGACCGGCATTGGTGAGGCGGTCTTCGCCCGGGGACTTTCCTCTTCGCCTGAGCTGCGCAGCCAGGCTGCACAGGAGGGACTGAAGGGTCCGCAGCCCAAGGCCGTCATGGCCGATCTGGCTGCCGACCCCGAGGCCCGCAAGTCCTTCATCGAGGACATTCGCCAGGCCCTCTATGCTTCCAAGATCGTGGCCTACGCCCAGGGATTCAACGAGATGCAGGAGGGAGCCCGGGTCTATGGCTGGAAGCTGGACATGGGCGCCATCGCCCGCATCTGGCGCGGCGGCTGCATCATCCGGGCCAAGTTCCTGAACCGGATCTCTGATGCCTACGCCTCTGGCCGTGAACCGGGCTCCCTGCTCTTCGACCCCTTCTTCAAGCAGGCGGTCGAGCAGGCCCAGGATTCATGGCGGCGTGTCGTGGCCAGCGCCACCCAGGCCGGCATCCCCATCCCCGTCTTCGCCAGCTCCCTGTCCTACTACGACGGACTGCGTTCCGATCGGCTCCCCGCCGCCCTGATCCAGGGGCAGCGTGACCTCTTCGGCGCCCACACCTATGGGCGCGTGGATCAGCCGGGTGTCTTCCACACCCTCTGGGCCGAGGACAAGTCCGAGATCAAGCAGGACTGAGCTTCTCGCCGGAACCGCAAGGGTCCGCACAGCCGCTGAAACGGCTGCGCGGACCCTTTTGTCATCCTGTCAGCGGATCCTGGCTGTGGATTCCCGGACCACCAGCCGGCATGCGGCAGTCGTCCGAGTGGGAGGACGATTATCGTCCTCGCCCTGCAGACGAGCCAGGAGGGCATCCACCGCCTTGCGGGCCAGGTCCTCCTTGTCGGTGCTGATGGTGGTCAGCGAAGGTATATAGGACTCTCCCTCCTGGATGCCGTCGAATCCCACAACGGCCAGGTCCCGGGGAACCTCCACTCCGCATTCGTGCAGTCCTCGGATCAGGCCCAGGGCCAGGGAGTCGGTCATGCAGAAGATGCCGTCAAAGGGCAGGTCGGACGTGTCGGCCAGATGATGGCCCAGGTCGCGGGCCATTTCCCCGTCCCAGCGGTCCAGGGACAGGAAGTCCTTAGGTTGGGCCTCGATTCCGGCGGCCTTCAGGGTCTTCAGGCAGCCTGCCACCCTACGGCCACGGACCGAGTGCCGTTGGACCGGATTGGTGCTGGCCGCCATGTCGGCACCCACCACGCCTATTCGTCGGCATCCACAGTCCAGCAGGTGCTGCACGGCCATGGCGGCTCCCTCGAATCCGGCCGTCATGACCGAGTCGAAGACCGGCTCGGCTGAGGGGTCGTCCAGCAGGACCAGAGGCTTGCCATCGGCCAGCTCCTGCATCTCTTCATTGGTGATGCTGCCTGGGCTGAAGATGGTGCCGTCGCAGAGCTGGCTGGTCACATGCCGGAGGATGGAGACCTCGTCCTGTTTGGAGTTGGAGGTCTGCTGGATGATGGCCTGCATGCCGTGGGCATTGATCTGCCGGGAGATGGCCGCGCTCATCTGCGCGGGGTAAGGCTTGTCTAGTTCGAAGATGGCCACACCGATGATGCCGCTCTTGCCTGAGCGCAGGCTTCTGGCCGACAGGTTGGCCGAGTAGCGGAGCTTGTGGGCGGCAAGCAGGACCCTGCGCCTGGTGTCATCCGCTATGCGTCTATCGCCTCGAAGGGCATAGGA
The window above is part of the Bifidobacterium asteroides DSM 20089 genome. Proteins encoded here:
- a CDS encoding KUP/HAK/KT family potassium transporter — translated: MADERHELAAQDDGRGADEPPRLSSEKAAKPTAASRKGRLTKESILPPESFTKAPKISAKSRTREEENELKRVRREAQRAAQRRRTPPKGPLGRWWRRVQSSPDRISLGMCIVALGVVYGDIGTSPLYTMQAFVAGQGGMARVDRAAVLGMLSLVFWSITLITTVKYVLVAMRIDNKGEGGIFALYTLVRHYGKWLAIPAMVGGAAFLADSVLTPAVSISSAVEGLKTIPVLTPIFRENGNLTMVITLVIILILFAVQSRGTERIGKVFGSVVMVWFAFLALIGIYCIGNDWSIFEALNPVYGIRFLFSPQNPVGLTIMGTVFLSTTGAEALYSDMGHVGRGNIYATWPFINVALVFNYFGQGAWILRNSDNKALQGVDGLNPFFQMMPTTVRYVAVLLSVTAGVIASQALITGAFTMVSEATGLNWMPHLQVRYPARTRGQLYIPTINWVLCAATLTVLAIFKDSEHISAAYGLALTVTMITTTVLLADYIWHDGKRALSLLFAAVFLAIQILFFMASMAKFMHGGWFTMLLTAAILYIMYTWDVGTKVERSQRRHMTAKECLPALEMLHNDFRVPYYADNLVYLTSDAEMRRLDTDIFFSIFANRPKRARAWWAVSVQTTDAPYTRKYSVENFGTNYLFRVRMRLGFKVDQNVATYLHQIMHELIDSGELPKQPSIYPKVDEDPQIGTVTYVLVHKALMPESKIDSRGAFSLKVKYAIRKVAGSPIKWFGLAPYNPIVEVQPLFVSTRAVPKLTRVVLPSRKIKGGKHHKG
- a CDS encoding LacI family DNA-binding transcriptional regulator, yielding MVTMSDVAKEAQVSRATASYALRGDRRIADDTRRRVLLAAHKLRYSANLSARSLRSGKSGIIGVAIFELDKPYPAQMSAAISRQINAHGMQAIIQQTSNSKQDEVSILRHVTSQLCDGTIFSPGSITNEEMQELADGKPLVLLDDPSAEPVFDSVMTAGFEGAAMAVQHLLDCGCRRIGVVGADMAASTNPVQRHSVRGRRVAGCLKTLKAAGIEAQPKDFLSLDRWDGEMARDLGHHLADTSDLPFDGIFCMTDSLALGLIRGLHECGVEVPRDLAVVGFDGIQEGESYIPSLTTISTDKEDLARKAVDALLARLQGEDDNRPPTRTTAACRLVVRESTARIR
- the gndA gene encoding NADP-dependent phosphogluconate dehydrogenase, yielding MTQAQANIGVVGLAAMGASLSRNLARHGNTVAVYNRHYSRTETLINDHGQEGRFVPAKTLQEFVASLTKPRTAIIMVKAGDPTDQMINDLADLMEPGDIIVDAGNAYFKDTIRREKAIRARGLHFVGCGVSGGEQGALLGPSMMPGGTDESWKTLGPILESIAAKVDGEPCVTHIGTDGAGHFVKMVHNGIEYSDMQVIAESYDLMRRGLGMEPEAIAQVFEEWNKGDLNSYLVQITAEVLHHTDAATGKPFIDIVTDQAGMKGTGTWTVQTALDLAVPVTGIGEAVFARGLSSSPELRSQAAQEGLKGPQPKAVMADLAADPEARKSFIEDIRQALYASKIVAYAQGFNEMQEGARVYGWKLDMGAIARIWRGGCIIRAKFLNRISDAYASGREPGSLLFDPFFKQAVEQAQDSWRRVVASATQAGIPIPVFASSLSYYDGLRSDRLPAALIQGQRDLFGAHTYGRVDQPGVFHTLWAEDKSEIKQD